A window from Cryobacterium sp. PAMC25264 encodes these proteins:
- a CDS encoding PP2C family serine/threonine-protein phosphatase, producing the protein MASVSHSAAVSNVGKIRANNQDSGYAGHTLFVVADGMGGHAGGDVASAIATKRIMEADKAYHSAQDAEFALQAALIAANSQLAETVFEHAELTGMGTTVSALVVLDDQVAIAHIGDSRIYLFRDGELSQITTDHTFVQRLVDSGRITEAEAMVHPRRSVLMRVLGDVESSPEIDTSILATRAGDRWLICSDGLSGVVSNTGIGNALTSPLDAQAVADRLVKESLDGGAPDNVTIVVVDISDGGERQGDPVVVGSASAPLAFGEEPVRTRAPRIPSLRLHPVRETHFEPDSQDYLSELIEEDARRALRRKVTWLAGIVLLIVAIAGAALLGYQWTQSRYYVGVEGSTVAIYQGIQQDLGPLKLSSVFEDTDLELNQLRVYDRQQVERTISASSLEDAQLIVERLSNAPAE; encoded by the coding sequence ATGGCATCGGTTAGTCACAGCGCCGCCGTGTCCAACGTTGGCAAGATTCGGGCCAACAACCAGGACTCCGGCTACGCCGGGCACACCCTGTTCGTCGTCGCCGACGGTATGGGCGGACACGCGGGCGGCGACGTGGCATCCGCCATCGCCACCAAGCGCATCATGGAGGCCGACAAGGCCTACCACTCGGCGCAGGACGCCGAGTTCGCGCTGCAGGCCGCGCTCATCGCGGCGAACTCCCAGTTGGCCGAAACCGTCTTCGAGCACGCTGAACTCACCGGCATGGGCACCACCGTGAGCGCCCTCGTGGTGCTCGACGACCAGGTCGCGATCGCGCACATCGGCGACTCCCGCATCTACCTGTTCCGCGACGGCGAACTGTCCCAGATCACCACCGACCACACCTTCGTGCAGCGCCTGGTCGACAGCGGCCGCATCACCGAGGCCGAGGCCATGGTGCACCCGCGCCGCTCGGTCCTGATGCGGGTGCTCGGCGACGTCGAGTCCTCCCCGGAGATCGACACGTCGATCCTGGCCACCCGCGCGGGCGACCGCTGGCTGATCTGCTCAGACGGGCTGAGCGGAGTGGTGTCCAACACCGGCATCGGAAACGCCCTCACGAGCCCGCTGGATGCCCAGGCCGTCGCCGACCGCCTCGTCAAGGAGAGCCTGGACGGCGGCGCCCCCGACAACGTCACGATCGTGGTCGTCGACATCAGCGACGGCGGTGAACGCCAGGGCGACCCCGTCGTGGTTGGCTCCGCCTCCGCCCCGCTCGCTTTCGGGGAAGAGCCGGTACGCACCCGCGCCCCGCGCATCCCGTCACTGCGACTGCACCCGGTGCGCGAGACCCACTTCGAGCCCGACTCGCAGGACTACCTCTCCGAGCTCATCGAGGAAGACGCCCGCCGGGCGCTCCGCCGCAAGGTCACCTGGCTGGCTGGCATCGTGCTGCTCATCGTGGCCATCGCCGGCGCCGCCCTGCTCGGCTACCAGTGGACGCAGAGCCGCTACTACGTGGGCGTTGAGGGCAGCACCGTCGCCATCTACCAGGGCATCCAGCAGGATCTGGGCCCCCTCAAGCTCTCCAGCGTCTTCGAAGACACCGACCTGGAGCTGAACCAGCTGCGCGTGTACGACCGCCAGCAGGTGGAGCGCACCATCAGCGCGTCGTCCCTGGAGGACGCCCAACTCATCGTGGAACGGTTGAGCAATGCCCCGGCAGAGTAA
- a CDS encoding FHA domain-containing protein gives MNPSELTLLVLRLAFLLVLWLFIFGIVYALRSDLFGQRVRKLSTDTPAAAAVPFATPPPAPVPAGAFAQAPAASASAPTEQLSRPKPAQPAAGPDKATTQTATSLVITSGPKAGTEFPLGSEPITIGRSSDSSLVIRDDYTSTHHARLMLWHDDWMVQDLDSTNGTFLDGKRVAVPTSVPLNTTVKIGATSFELRR, from the coding sequence ATGAATCCCAGTGAACTGACCCTGCTTGTCCTGCGCCTGGCGTTCCTGCTGGTGCTCTGGCTGTTCATCTTCGGCATCGTCTATGCGCTGCGCAGCGACCTGTTCGGCCAACGGGTGCGCAAGCTCTCCACCGACACGCCGGCCGCGGCCGCGGTGCCCTTCGCCACCCCGCCGCCCGCCCCGGTTCCCGCCGGAGCGTTCGCGCAGGCACCCGCCGCTTCCGCGTCGGCCCCCACCGAGCAGCTCTCCCGGCCCAAGCCGGCCCAGCCCGCCGCCGGGCCGGACAAGGCGACCACCCAGACCGCGACCAGCCTGGTGATCACCTCAGGGCCCAAGGCCGGCACCGAGTTCCCGCTCGGCTCCGAGCCCATCACCATCGGCCGGTCCAGCGACTCGAGTCTCGTCATCCGTGACGACTACACCTCCACCCACCACGCGCGCCTGATGCTCTGGCACGACGACTGGATGGTGCAGGACCTCGACTCCACCAACGGCACCTTCCTCGACGGAAAACGCGTGGCGGTGCCCACTTCGGTGCCGCTGAACACCACCGTCAAGATCGGCGCGACCAGCTTCGAGCTTCGGCGGTAG
- a CDS encoding DUF3662 and FHA domain-containing protein, whose product MGILDSFEKGLERAVNGAFAKTFKSGVQPVEITSALRRELDTKAAVVARDRILAPNRFTVRLAQADFRRITDLGPALVDELIQLVQQHAASQGYQFTGAVTIDFENDPGLSEGMVQVDSTSVKGTVAWTPVLDINGHRHALVKSRTVIGRGSDADITIDDTGTSRRHVEIIWDGARAQVRDLGSTNGSQLNGAPVKQAILEPDSVITIGRTRIVFRVVAQAGSDPAPRRTDDATQRHDMGGFWGPNT is encoded by the coding sequence GTGGGCATACTGGATAGCTTTGAGAAAGGTCTTGAGCGCGCCGTAAACGGTGCCTTCGCCAAGACCTTCAAGTCGGGCGTGCAGCCGGTGGAGATCACCTCAGCGCTGCGTCGTGAGCTCGACACCAAAGCCGCCGTCGTGGCCCGCGACCGCATCCTGGCGCCCAACCGCTTCACCGTGCGACTGGCCCAGGCCGATTTCCGCCGCATCACCGATCTGGGCCCGGCTCTGGTCGACGAACTCATCCAGTTGGTGCAACAGCACGCCGCCTCGCAGGGGTATCAGTTCACCGGCGCCGTGACGATCGACTTCGAAAACGACCCGGGACTGAGTGAGGGCATGGTGCAGGTGGATTCCACCAGCGTCAAGGGCACCGTCGCCTGGACCCCGGTTCTTGACATCAACGGCCACCGGCACGCCCTGGTCAAGTCCCGCACTGTGATCGGCCGCGGGTCGGATGCCGACATCACCATCGACGACACCGGTACCTCCCGCCGACACGTCGAGATCATCTGGGACGGCGCCCGCGCCCAGGTGCGCGACCTCGGCTCCACCAATGGCTCTCAGCTGAATGGCGCCCCCGTCAAACAGGCAATCCTCGAACCCGACTCGGTGATCACCATCGGCCGCACCCGCATCGTCTTCCGGGTCGTCGCCCAGGCCGGCTCCGATCCGGCGCCCCGGCGCACCGACGATGCCACCCAGCGGCACGACATGGGCGGATTCTGGGGGCCGAACACATGA
- a CDS encoding aldo/keto reductase family oxidoreductase, which produces MKTFTMPGTDIVAPNVLLGLMRIADKTDDEVRELVRTARDSGIDFLDHADVYGNELHGCERRFAEAMKLTPSQRDELTIQTKTGIVGENGPYFDFSYEHIIESVHGSLAALDTDHIDILLLHRPDALVEPEEVARAFDELEAAGKVRAFGVSNHTPRQIDLLRKYVRQPIVANQLQLSITHSPIIAQGVSANMADEEQSVTLDGGGILDYCRLNDITVQAWSPFQAGFFNGVFLGNEKYPELNAVIDRLAAAYAVPPIAIATAWITRHPAQMQVVLGTTSPERVSGAAQGSDLRLSRAEWYELFRAAGKIVP; this is translated from the coding sequence GTGAAGACATTCACCATGCCCGGAACCGACATCGTCGCGCCCAACGTGCTGCTCGGCCTGATGCGCATCGCCGACAAGACCGACGACGAGGTGCGGGAGCTCGTACGCACAGCTCGGGACTCCGGTATCGATTTCCTCGACCACGCCGACGTGTACGGGAACGAGCTGCACGGCTGTGAGCGCCGGTTCGCCGAGGCGATGAAGCTGACGCCGTCCCAGCGTGACGAGCTCACCATCCAGACCAAGACCGGGATCGTGGGAGAGAACGGGCCGTATTTCGACTTCTCCTATGAGCACATCATCGAGTCGGTGCACGGCTCCCTGGCGGCGCTGGACACCGACCACATCGACATCCTGCTTCTGCACCGGCCCGACGCGCTGGTGGAGCCGGAGGAAGTCGCCCGAGCCTTCGACGAGCTCGAAGCCGCCGGCAAGGTGCGCGCGTTCGGGGTCTCCAACCACACCCCGCGCCAGATCGACCTGCTGCGGAAGTACGTGCGCCAGCCGATCGTGGCCAACCAGCTGCAGCTCTCGATCACCCACTCGCCGATCATCGCGCAGGGGGTGTCGGCGAATATGGCCGACGAGGAGCAGTCGGTGACCCTCGACGGCGGCGGGATCCTGGACTACTGCCGGCTGAACGACATCACCGTGCAGGCCTGGTCGCCGTTCCAGGCGGGCTTCTTCAACGGGGTCTTCCTCGGAAACGAGAAGTACCCGGAGCTCAACGCGGTCATCGACCGCCTCGCCGCCGCCTATGCAGTGCCGCCGATCGCCATCGCCACGGCGTGGATCACCCGGCACCCCGCCCAGATGCAGGTGGTGCTCGGCACCACCAGCCCCGAGCGGGTCTCGGGCGCCGCGCAGGGCTCCGACCTGCGGCTGAGCCGGGCCGAGTGGTACGAGCTCTTCCGGGCCGCCGGCAAGATCGTTCCCTAA
- a CDS encoding S-ribosylhomocysteine lyase, with amino-acid sequence MNVESFNLDHRTVAAPYVRLADTKVLPQGDTIVKYDVRFTQPNVAHLDMKAVHSIEHLFAEHSRNHSARVIDFSPMGCQTGFYLILQGQPEYAEVLELIEATMTDILGATEVPAANEVQCGWGANHSLTAAQDAVTVFLAARADWPTVTA; translated from the coding sequence ATGAACGTCGAGTCGTTCAACCTCGACCACCGCACCGTCGCCGCGCCCTACGTGCGCCTGGCCGACACCAAGGTCCTGCCGCAGGGCGACACCATCGTGAAGTACGACGTGCGCTTCACCCAGCCCAACGTCGCCCACCTGGACATGAAGGCGGTGCACTCGATCGAGCACCTCTTCGCCGAGCACTCCCGCAACCACTCGGCGCGGGTCATCGACTTCTCGCCGATGGGCTGCCAGACCGGTTTCTACCTGATTCTGCAGGGGCAGCCGGAGTACGCCGAGGTACTCGAGCTCATCGAGGCCACCATGACCGACATCCTCGGCGCCACCGAGGTACCCGCCGCGAACGAGGTGCAGTGCGGGTGGGGCGCGAACCACTCGCTCACCGCGGCGCAGGATGCGGTGACGGTATTCCTCGCCGCCCGCGCGGACTGGCCCACCGTCACCGCATGA
- the mtnN gene encoding 5'-methylthioadenosine/S-adenosylhomocysteine nucleosidase: MSIDAIILVAMEEEAAPFLAAASAAADPLTIGNARQHSLTLAGREVLLVQSGIGLVNAAGAATAAILFARATAPAAAPLVISAGSAGGVAVHVRVGEVVIGSDYLNSGADARAFGYLLGQVPGMPASYPGTAAALTAAESPVQMPDGSAVVVHRGTMVSSDTFVGGDIVERIRIEFPGVLATDMESVAIAQTAHVHGVPFLAVRGISDLCGPVAGSDFLTHVDDAADRSAVVVLEILRRLTD; the protein is encoded by the coding sequence ATGAGCATCGACGCGATCATCCTGGTGGCCATGGAGGAGGAGGCGGCCCCGTTCCTCGCCGCCGCCTCGGCCGCAGCCGACCCCCTGACCATCGGCAACGCCCGCCAGCACAGCCTCACGCTGGCCGGCCGCGAGGTGCTCCTGGTGCAGAGCGGCATCGGCCTGGTCAACGCGGCCGGCGCGGCGACCGCGGCGATCCTCTTCGCACGCGCCACGGCACCGGCCGCCGCGCCGCTCGTGATCAGCGCGGGCTCGGCCGGCGGGGTGGCCGTGCACGTGCGGGTAGGCGAGGTCGTCATCGGCAGCGACTACCTCAACAGCGGGGCGGATGCCCGGGCCTTCGGCTACCTGCTCGGCCAGGTGCCCGGCATGCCCGCCAGCTACCCTGGCACGGCGGCCGCACTCACCGCGGCCGAATCCCCGGTGCAGATGCCCGACGGGTCGGCCGTCGTGGTGCACCGGGGGACCATGGTCTCCAGCGACACCTTCGTCGGCGGCGACATCGTGGAGCGCATTCGCATCGAGTTCCCCGGGGTGCTGGCCACCGACATGGAATCCGTCGCGATCGCCCAGACCGCCCACGTGCACGGGGTGCCGTTCCTGGCCGTGCGGGGCATCTCCGACCTGTGCGGGCCCGTGGCCGGCTCCGACTTCCTCACCCACGTCGACGACGCGGCCGACCGCTCCGCCGTGGTGGTGCTGGAGATCCTGCGGCGGCTCACGGACTGA
- a CDS encoding DUF2269 family protein, whose translation MDTLIEILHIVAAVFIIGPMAILPMTGLRALRAREAGQITVLAKSVNIFTLLSLVVALFGFGALGMSDRASFASTWIWLSIVLYALALAINLFLVVPALRASAEEVTANPSGTARVAGYPRIAAGSGIVTLLLVAVTVLMVWKP comes from the coding sequence ATGGACACTTTGATTGAGATTCTGCACATCGTTGCCGCCGTCTTCATCATCGGACCGATGGCCATCCTGCCGATGACGGGGCTGCGTGCCCTGCGCGCGCGGGAGGCCGGACAGATCACGGTGCTGGCGAAGTCGGTGAACATCTTCACGCTGCTGTCGTTGGTCGTGGCGCTATTCGGGTTCGGCGCCCTGGGCATGAGCGACCGGGCTTCCTTCGCCTCGACCTGGATCTGGCTCTCGATCGTGCTCTACGCGCTCGCGCTGGCGATCAACCTGTTCCTGGTGGTTCCGGCGCTGCGCGCCTCGGCCGAGGAGGTTACGGCAAACCCGTCGGGCACCGCCCGGGTGGCCGGCTACCCGCGCATCGCGGCCGGTTCCGGCATCGTGACCCTGCTGCTGGTCGCCGTGACCGTGCTCATGGTCTGGAAGCCGTAG
- a CDS encoding glycoside hydrolase family 65 protein — MTIDAAIQELTDPLDRSRFPLDEWALVETDFSGDDMGRTETLFAVGNGYLGLRGNVDEGRDGHVHGTFINGFHETWPIRHAEEAFGFARVGQTIVNAPDAKIIRIYVDDEPLVLTLAELLSYERRLDFADGILSRSLVWRTPSGKQVLIRSRRLVSFTERHLAVLEYEVTMLDADASVVISSQTLNRQDGIGEYDRPKSGSANDWDPRRAESFTERVLQPRFKRANNGRYILGFRCTNSGMTVATASDHSIDTINDFDESSQLGDDLAKHVYKVKAKMGNPIRITKLLSYHTSAGVPTHELADRCDRTLDRAKETGVAAIIQEQRDWLDAFWARTDVELPGQPALQQATRWNFFQLAQASMRADGQGVSAKGVSGSGYGGHYFWDTEIYVLPFLTYTSPNAARNALRFRHGLLDHARARATELNQLGALFPWRTINGLESSAYYAAGTAQYHIDADISYALSQYVAATGDEDFLAREAIDILVETARMWADLGFWRGNGNDVFHIHGVTGPDEYTTVVNDNLYTNIMARSNLRAAVKSVRRLYSVDRAAFDSMCARLKLDEAEVMEWSFAAEAMHIPFDRNLGIHPQDAQFLEKERWDLAATPPENRPLLLHYHPLVIYRFQVLKQADVVLALLLQGDQFTSEEKRADFDYYDPLTTGDSTLSDVVQSIIAAEVGYHELALKYFTSGLFVDLADLHHNAADGVHVASAGGVWSALVMGFGGLRDHSGRITLDPRLPEDWDELIFRVTLKGTRLRVAVSQTSVHLSIEEGTEARLTVRGLQVVVTAGTPETIPLSHQGARDPGAPTVALIEGNRRADGTVITSSIPTIAHITEQMPKLD, encoded by the coding sequence ATGACCATCGATGCCGCCATCCAGGAACTCACCGACCCGCTCGACCGCAGCCGGTTCCCGCTCGACGAGTGGGCACTGGTGGAGACCGACTTCTCCGGCGACGACATGGGCCGCACCGAGACGCTGTTCGCCGTCGGCAACGGCTACCTCGGACTTCGCGGCAACGTCGACGAGGGCCGCGACGGCCACGTGCACGGAACATTCATCAACGGGTTCCACGAGACCTGGCCCATCCGGCACGCCGAAGAGGCATTCGGCTTCGCCCGGGTCGGCCAGACCATCGTCAACGCCCCGGATGCGAAGATCATCCGCATCTACGTCGACGACGAACCCCTCGTGCTCACCCTCGCCGAGCTGCTCAGCTACGAGCGCCGACTGGACTTCGCCGACGGCATCCTGTCGCGCTCGTTGGTCTGGCGCACGCCGTCGGGCAAGCAGGTGCTCATCCGCTCGCGCCGCCTGGTCTCGTTCACCGAACGCCACCTGGCCGTGCTCGAATACGAGGTGACCATGCTCGACGCCGACGCGTCGGTCGTCATCTCCAGCCAGACACTCAACCGGCAGGACGGCATCGGCGAGTACGACCGGCCCAAGTCCGGGTCGGCCAATGACTGGGACCCCCGCCGCGCCGAGTCCTTCACCGAGCGGGTGCTGCAGCCCCGGTTCAAGCGTGCCAACAACGGCCGCTACATCCTCGGCTTCCGCTGCACGAATTCGGGTATGACGGTCGCCACGGCTTCCGACCACTCGATCGACACCATCAACGACTTCGACGAGTCCTCACAACTCGGTGACGACCTCGCCAAGCACGTGTACAAGGTCAAGGCCAAGATGGGCAACCCCATCCGCATCACCAAGCTGCTCAGCTACCACACCTCCGCCGGGGTGCCCACGCACGAGCTCGCCGACCGGTGCGACCGCACTCTCGACCGCGCCAAGGAGACCGGCGTCGCCGCGATCATCCAGGAACAGCGCGACTGGCTCGACGCGTTCTGGGCTCGCACGGATGTCGAACTGCCCGGTCAGCCGGCCCTGCAGCAGGCCACCCGGTGGAACTTCTTCCAACTGGCCCAGGCGTCCATGCGCGCCGACGGCCAGGGCGTCTCGGCGAAGGGGGTGTCCGGTTCCGGCTACGGCGGCCACTACTTCTGGGACACCGAGATCTACGTTCTGCCGTTCCTCACCTACACGTCGCCGAACGCGGCCCGGAACGCCCTGCGGTTCCGGCACGGCCTGCTCGACCACGCCCGCGCCCGTGCCACCGAGCTCAACCAGCTCGGCGCGCTGTTCCCGTGGCGCACCATCAATGGTCTCGAGTCCAGCGCGTACTACGCGGCCGGCACGGCGCAGTACCACATCGACGCCGACATCTCCTATGCGCTCAGCCAGTACGTGGCGGCCACCGGTGACGAGGACTTCCTCGCCCGCGAGGCCATCGACATCCTGGTGGAGACCGCGCGGATGTGGGCCGACCTGGGCTTCTGGCGCGGCAACGGCAACGACGTGTTCCACATCCACGGCGTCACCGGACCCGACGAGTACACCACCGTCGTCAACGACAACCTGTACACGAACATCATGGCGCGCTCTAACCTACGCGCCGCGGTGAAGAGCGTGCGCCGGCTGTACTCGGTCGACCGGGCGGCATTCGACTCCATGTGCGCCCGGCTGAAGCTGGACGAGGCCGAGGTGATGGAATGGTCCTTCGCCGCGGAGGCCATGCACATCCCGTTCGACCGCAACCTCGGTATCCACCCGCAGGACGCCCAGTTCCTGGAGAAGGAACGCTGGGACCTCGCCGCCACGCCGCCGGAGAACCGGCCGCTGCTGCTGCATTACCACCCGCTGGTGATCTACCGTTTCCAGGTTCTCAAGCAGGCCGACGTGGTGCTGGCGTTGCTCCTGCAGGGCGACCAGTTCACCTCCGAGGAGAAACGGGCCGACTTCGACTACTACGACCCGCTGACCACGGGTGACTCCACGCTGTCGGACGTCGTGCAGTCGATCATCGCCGCCGAGGTGGGCTACCACGAGCTCGCGCTCAAGTACTTCACCTCCGGGCTGTTCGTCGACCTCGCCGATCTGCACCACAATGCGGCCGACGGCGTGCACGTCGCATCCGCCGGTGGCGTGTGGAGCGCGTTGGTGATGGGTTTCGGAGGGCTCCGCGATCACAGCGGGCGCATCACCCTCGACCCGCGCCTGCCCGAGGACTGGGACGAGCTGATCTTCCGGGTCACGCTCAAGGGCACCCGCCTGCGCGTCGCGGTCTCACAGACCAGCGTGCACCTCAGTATCGAGGAGGGCACGGAGGCCCGGCTCACCGTGCGCGGCCTGCAGGTCGTCGTCACGGCCGGCACTCCCGAGACGATCCCGCTGTCGCACCAGGGCGCACGCGACCCCGGTGCACCCACGGTGGCGCTCATCGAGGGCAACCGTCGCGCCGACGGCACCGTGATCACATCGTCGATCCCCACGATCGCGCACATCACCGAGCAGATGCCCAAGCTCGACTAG
- a CDS encoding HAD family phosphatase has protein sequence MTSPHSPLTPAETRDRVLSARGVLFDLDGVLTPTAEVHMSAWSRLFTPFLAGHDVKPYTDADYFAYIDGKPRYDGVRSLLASRGLSLPDGQPTDAPEQETVCGLGNRKNKAFNETLAEDGVSPYPGSLRFLDAVVAAGLEVAVVTSSLNGEMVLTAAGLRDRFEIVVDGVRARAENLAGKPAHDTYAFAAGLLGLTAAECVVVEDAESGIQSGRAGDFGLVLGVDRGVGPQVLLEAGADTVVADLSELLPLIGSTIPSTGSGVHV, from the coding sequence TTGACTTCCCCCCACTCCCCCCTTACGCCCGCTGAGACCCGCGACCGGGTTCTCAGCGCGCGCGGCGTCTTGTTCGACCTCGACGGCGTGCTCACTCCCACGGCAGAGGTGCACATGAGTGCCTGGTCGCGGTTGTTCACGCCGTTCCTTGCCGGACACGACGTGAAGCCGTACACCGACGCCGACTACTTCGCCTACATCGACGGCAAACCCCGGTACGACGGCGTCCGGTCCCTTCTGGCGTCGCGCGGACTGTCACTGCCCGACGGCCAGCCCACGGATGCGCCGGAGCAGGAAACCGTCTGCGGGCTCGGCAACCGCAAGAACAAGGCCTTCAACGAGACCCTCGCCGAAGACGGCGTCAGCCCGTACCCCGGCTCGCTCCGGTTCCTCGACGCCGTGGTCGCGGCGGGCCTTGAGGTCGCCGTCGTCACCAGTTCGCTGAACGGTGAGATGGTGCTCACGGCCGCGGGCCTCCGCGACCGGTTCGAGATCGTCGTGGACGGGGTGCGCGCCCGCGCCGAGAACCTCGCCGGCAAGCCCGCGCACGACACCTATGCGTTCGCCGCCGGGCTGCTCGGCCTCACGGCGGCCGAGTGCGTCGTCGTCGAAGATGCCGAATCCGGCATCCAGTCCGGCCGAGCCGGCGACTTCGGTCTCGTCCTCGGCGTCGACCGCGGCGTCGGCCCTCAGGTTCTGCTCGAGGCCGGAGCCGACACCGTCGTCGCCGACCTGTCCGAGTTGCTGCCCCTGATCGGCAGCACCATCCCCTCGACCGGAAGCGGAGTCCACGTATGA
- a CDS encoding MDR family MFS transporter — MTDSSVATSTAPTSTSPVSTGNAPDAAGTKLVISLLLVSAFVVILNETIMGVALPHLMKDLNITASAAQWLTTAFMLTMAVVIPITGFLLQRFNTRPVFLAAMTLFSTGTLIAAIAPGFEVLIVGRVVQAMGTAIMMPLLMTTVMTLVAPAARGKTMGNISIVISVAPAIGPTISGLILSVLDWRWMFILVLPIALGSLALGAARIKNVTTPTKVPLDVVSVILSAFGFGGLVYGLSNLGESATGSAAAGLVPLGIGLVAIALFVWRQVALQRTDRALLDLRTFTSRTFTFAIVMLAVSMMALFGTLILLPIYMQTVLGLDALTTGLLLLPGGLTMGLLAPFVGRFYDRFGPTVLLVPGSIIVSGAFWFLTMLTAGTPFWYVLVAHVALSFGLAFLFTPLFTSGLASLKPKLYSHGSAVVGTAQQLAGAAGTALFVTVMSSTAATQIANGAGEVAATAAGTQSAFLYGAIISLFAIPLAFFIRKPAVSVSDPHTPAPMAH; from the coding sequence ACCATCATGGGTGTGGCGCTGCCGCACCTCATGAAGGACCTCAACATCACGGCCAGCGCCGCCCAGTGGCTGACCACCGCGTTCATGCTCACCATGGCCGTCGTCATCCCCATCACGGGCTTCCTGCTGCAGCGGTTCAACACCCGTCCGGTGTTCCTCGCCGCGATGACCCTGTTCAGCACCGGCACCCTCATCGCCGCGATCGCCCCGGGCTTCGAGGTGCTCATCGTGGGCCGCGTGGTGCAGGCCATGGGCACCGCGATCATGATGCCGCTGCTGATGACCACCGTGATGACCCTGGTGGCGCCCGCCGCCCGCGGCAAGACCATGGGCAACATCTCCATTGTCATCTCGGTCGCCCCGGCCATCGGCCCCACCATCTCCGGCCTGATCCTCAGCGTGCTCGACTGGCGCTGGATGTTCATCCTCGTGCTGCCCATCGCGCTCGGCTCGCTCGCCCTCGGCGCCGCCCGTATCAAGAACGTGACCACTCCCACCAAGGTGCCGCTCGACGTGGTCTCGGTGATCCTCTCCGCGTTCGGTTTCGGCGGCTTGGTTTACGGGCTGAGCAACCTCGGCGAATCCGCCACCGGCAGTGCAGCAGCCGGCCTGGTACCGCTGGGCATCGGTCTCGTGGCGATCGCCCTGTTCGTCTGGCGCCAGGTCGCCCTGCAGAGAACCGACCGGGCCCTGCTCGACCTGCGCACCTTCACGTCGCGCACCTTCACCTTCGCCATCGTCATGCTCGCGGTGAGCATGATGGCCCTGTTCGGCACGCTCATCCTGCTGCCCATCTACATGCAGACCGTGCTGGGCCTGGATGCGCTCACCACCGGCCTGCTGCTGCTTCCTGGCGGTCTCACCATGGGTCTGCTCGCCCCCTTCGTCGGCCGGTTCTACGACCGGTTTGGCCCCACCGTTCTTCTGGTCCCGGGCTCGATCATCGTCAGCGGCGCGTTCTGGTTCCTCACCATGCTCACCGCGGGCACCCCGTTCTGGTACGTACTTGTTGCCCACGTGGCGCTGAGCTTCGGCCTGGCGTTCCTGTTCACCCCGCTGTTCACCTCCGGGCTGGCCTCGCTCAAGCCCAAGCTGTACTCACACGGCAGCGCCGTCGTCGGTACCGCCCAGCAGTTGGCCGGTGCGGCCGGAACGGCCCTGTTCGTCACGGTGATGTCCTCGACGGCGGCAACCCAGATCGCCAACGGGGCCGGCGAGGTCGCCGCCACCGCGGCGGGCACCCAGAGCGCGTTCCTCTACGGCGCGATCATCTCGCTCTTCGCGATTCCGCTGGCCTTCTTCATCCGCAAGCCGGCCGTCTCCGTCAGCGACCCGCACACGCCCGCCCCGATGGCGCACTGA